A single Populus alba chromosome 7, ASM523922v2, whole genome shotgun sequence DNA region contains:
- the LOC118043561 gene encoding uncharacterized protein isoform X1, which yields MGSAGSKVDKTEPLALCKERRKFIKLAIDSRYNLAAAHVSYINSLKNIGVALRRFAEAEVLIESSLSTTSATELDKSPSHSSYLSPSPSHNAEVSDSPLHFESPISPPVMNMSYMRAGGGGNAVTVKFNLNNSGGFVEDETLGFSMPMPPPPPPPFELAGSWDFFDPSDNGESFRFVRHSELDIDFDNMSEWSEFRGERVGVEQSVVDAKGKWTKAGLDGKSQVHEETLTPGVEQKGVESSGNSLTQNGSYNSRVKGTAPSFKLRGVEGSSRQAFVGQVRHVEEGQNASVSTLEQSGSKREKAVAVNNLSTEREDPSEFITHRAKDFLASVKDIEHRFFRASESGKEVSRMLEANNIRVGYSEAKGGSSASAILVAVKFVCCRGKTALVSHEPVEHMTKIITWKRTTSSRSSSSRNPLVTATKDDASDSGSDFVEEFCMIAGSHSSTLDRLYAWERKLYDEIKASESIRREYDRRCDQLRHQFAKDQSANVIDKTRAVVKDLHSRIRVAIHSVDSISKRIEKMRDEELQPQLLELIQGLIRMWKTMLECHHAQYITISLAYHSRSITGTPQGNTRRQIMGQLQEEVECFGLGFANWVNSHASYVEALNGWLQNCILQPQERSKGRRSLSPRQLLAPPLFVLCRDWSAGIKGLPSEELNNAIKTLLSDLYHLMEQQEEQLHKEEKVVDVNNGESGGKENDRDDDVASNMYCIHASLTKVLDRLNKFSEASLKMYEDIRQKTEAARVAYLNCRPLRC from the exons ATGGGTTCTGCCGGCTCCAAAGTAGACAAAACTGAACCTTTGGCTCTGTGCAAGGAACGGAGGAAGTTCATAAAGCTAGCGATTGATTCAAGGTACAATCTTGCAGCAGCTCATGTTTCTTACATAAACTCTCTTAAAAACATTGGTGTAGCTCTCCGACGATTCGCTGAAGCAGAGGTTTTGATAGAGTCTTCTCTGTCAACAACCTCAGCTACTGAGCTTGACAAGTCTCCATCACATTCCTCGtacctctctccctctccctctcacaATGCAGAGGTCTCAGATTCACCATTGCACTTTGAGAGTCCTATTTCACCACCAGTGATGAACATGAGTTATATGAGAGCTGGTGGAGGTGGTAATGCAGTGACTGTTaagtttaatttgaataatagTGGTGGTTTTGTAGAGGATGAGACATTGGGCTTCTCTATGCCaatgccgccgccgccgcctccTCCTTTTGAGTTAGCTGGTTCATGGGATTTTTTTGATCCAAGTGATAATGGTGAGAGTTTTAGATTTGTTAGGCATAGTGAGTTGGatattgattttgataataTGAGTGAGTGGAGTGAGTTTAGGGGTGAAAGGGTTGGTGTTGAACAAAGTGTGGTAGATGCAAAAGGAAAATGGACAAAAGCTGGTTTAGATGGAAAGAGTCAAGTACATGAAGAAACTCTGACGCCTGGTGTGGAGCAAAAAGGGGTTGAAAGTTCTGGTAATTCATTAACTCAAAATGGCAGTTATAATTCTAGAGTGAAAGGCACTGCCCCCTCGTTTAAATTGAGAGGAGTTGAAGGTTCTAGTAGACAAGCGTTTGTTGGTCAAGTGAGGCATGTAGAAGAGGGGCAAAATGCTAGTGTTTCCACTCTTGAACAATCAGGTtcaaagagagagaaagcaGTAGCAGTGAACAATTTGTCTACAGAAAGAGAGGATCCATCGGAGTTCATTACGCATAGAGCTAAGGATTTTCTTGCAAGCGTAAAGGATATAGAGCATCGCTTCTTTAGAGCATCTGAATCTGGGAAGGAGGTCTCCAGAATGCTTGAGGCAAACAATATCAGGGTTGGATATTCTGAGGCAAAAG GAGGGTCATCTGCCTCAGCAATTTTGGTGGCTGTAAAATTTGTTTGTTGTCGAGGAAAGACTGCACTTGTTTCTCATG AACCTGTAGAACATATGACTAAGATCATTACATGGAAACGGACAACATCTTCAAGGTCATCTTCATCAAGAAATCCTCTTGTCACGGCAACAAAAGATGATGCCTCAGATAGTGGTAGTGATTTTGTTGAAGAGTTCTGCATGATTGCAGGGAGTCATTCCTCCACCCTTGACAGACTGTATGCATGGGAAAGAAAACTCTATGATGAAATAAAG GCCAGTGAATCTATCAGGAGAGAGTATGATCGGAGGTGTGACCAGCTTAGACACCAGTTTGCCAAAGATCAAAGTGCTAATGTGATTGATAAAACCCGTGCAGTTGTAAAGGATTTACATTCACGCATAAGAGTGGCAATTCACTCTGTAGATTCAATATCAAAGCGGATTGAGAAAATGAGAGATGAAGAGTTGCAGCCGCAACTTCTAGAATTAATTCAAGG GTTGATCAGGATGTGGAAGACCATGCTTGAATGCCACCATGCTCAGTACATCACAATCTCATTAGCATACCATTCAAGGAGTATAACAGGAACTCCACAAGGAAACACCCGTAGGCAGATTATGGGTCAGCTCCAGGAGGAGGTTGAATGCTTTGGCTTAGGCTTTGCAAACTGGGTTAACAGCCATGCATCCTATGTGGAAGCTCTAAATGGGTGGCTGCAAAATTGCATCCTGCAACCACAGGAGCGTTCCAAGGGTAGGAGGTCACTCTCCCCTCGCCAACTCTTGGCACCACCTTTATTTGTTCTATGTCGTGATTGGTCAGCTGGGATCAAAGGTTTGCCATCTGAGGAACTTAATAATGCCATCAAAACCCTCTTATCTGATTTGTACCACCTAATGGAGCAACAAGAAGAGCAGTTGCACAAGGAAGAGAAAGTTGTTGATGTAAATAATGGAGAATCAGGGGGGAA
- the LOC118043561 gene encoding uncharacterized protein isoform X2, which translates to MGSAGSKVDKTEPLALCKERRKFIKLAIDSRYNLAAAHVSYINSLKNIGVALRRFAEAEVLIESSLSTTSATELDKSPSHSSYLSPSPSHNAEVSDSPLHFESPISPPVMNMSYMRAGGGGNAVTVKFNLNNSGGFVEDETLGFSMPMPPPPPPPFELAGSWDFFDPSDNGESFRFVRHSELDIDFDNMSEWSEFRGERVGVEQSVVDAKGKWTKAGLDGKSQVHEETLTPGVEQKGVESSGNSLTQNGSYNSRVKGTAPSFKLRGVEGSSRQAFVGQVRHVEEGQNASVSTLEQSGSKREKAVAVNNLSTEREDPSEFITHRAKDFLASVKDIEHRFFRASESGKEVSRMLEANNIRVGYSEAKGGSSASAILVAVKFVCCRGKTALVSHEHMTKIITWKRTTSSRSSSSRNPLVTATKDDASDSGSDFVEEFCMIAGSHSSTLDRLYAWERKLYDEIKASESIRREYDRRCDQLRHQFAKDQSANVIDKTRAVVKDLHSRIRVAIHSVDSISKRIEKMRDEELQPQLLELIQGLIRMWKTMLECHHAQYITISLAYHSRSITGTPQGNTRRQIMGQLQEEVECFGLGFANWVNSHASYVEALNGWLQNCILQPQERSKGRRSLSPRQLLAPPLFVLCRDWSAGIKGLPSEELNNAIKTLLSDLYHLMEQQEEQLHKEEKVVDVNNGESGGKENDRDDDVASNMYCIHASLTKVLDRLNKFSEASLKMYEDIRQKTEAARVAYLNCRPLRC; encoded by the exons ATGGGTTCTGCCGGCTCCAAAGTAGACAAAACTGAACCTTTGGCTCTGTGCAAGGAACGGAGGAAGTTCATAAAGCTAGCGATTGATTCAAGGTACAATCTTGCAGCAGCTCATGTTTCTTACATAAACTCTCTTAAAAACATTGGTGTAGCTCTCCGACGATTCGCTGAAGCAGAGGTTTTGATAGAGTCTTCTCTGTCAACAACCTCAGCTACTGAGCTTGACAAGTCTCCATCACATTCCTCGtacctctctccctctccctctcacaATGCAGAGGTCTCAGATTCACCATTGCACTTTGAGAGTCCTATTTCACCACCAGTGATGAACATGAGTTATATGAGAGCTGGTGGAGGTGGTAATGCAGTGACTGTTaagtttaatttgaataatagTGGTGGTTTTGTAGAGGATGAGACATTGGGCTTCTCTATGCCaatgccgccgccgccgcctccTCCTTTTGAGTTAGCTGGTTCATGGGATTTTTTTGATCCAAGTGATAATGGTGAGAGTTTTAGATTTGTTAGGCATAGTGAGTTGGatattgattttgataataTGAGTGAGTGGAGTGAGTTTAGGGGTGAAAGGGTTGGTGTTGAACAAAGTGTGGTAGATGCAAAAGGAAAATGGACAAAAGCTGGTTTAGATGGAAAGAGTCAAGTACATGAAGAAACTCTGACGCCTGGTGTGGAGCAAAAAGGGGTTGAAAGTTCTGGTAATTCATTAACTCAAAATGGCAGTTATAATTCTAGAGTGAAAGGCACTGCCCCCTCGTTTAAATTGAGAGGAGTTGAAGGTTCTAGTAGACAAGCGTTTGTTGGTCAAGTGAGGCATGTAGAAGAGGGGCAAAATGCTAGTGTTTCCACTCTTGAACAATCAGGTtcaaagagagagaaagcaGTAGCAGTGAACAATTTGTCTACAGAAAGAGAGGATCCATCGGAGTTCATTACGCATAGAGCTAAGGATTTTCTTGCAAGCGTAAAGGATATAGAGCATCGCTTCTTTAGAGCATCTGAATCTGGGAAGGAGGTCTCCAGAATGCTTGAGGCAAACAATATCAGGGTTGGATATTCTGAGGCAAAAG GAGGGTCATCTGCCTCAGCAATTTTGGTGGCTGTAAAATTTGTTTGTTGTCGAGGAAAGACTGCACTTGTTTCTCATG AACATATGACTAAGATCATTACATGGAAACGGACAACATCTTCAAGGTCATCTTCATCAAGAAATCCTCTTGTCACGGCAACAAAAGATGATGCCTCAGATAGTGGTAGTGATTTTGTTGAAGAGTTCTGCATGATTGCAGGGAGTCATTCCTCCACCCTTGACAGACTGTATGCATGGGAAAGAAAACTCTATGATGAAATAAAG GCCAGTGAATCTATCAGGAGAGAGTATGATCGGAGGTGTGACCAGCTTAGACACCAGTTTGCCAAAGATCAAAGTGCTAATGTGATTGATAAAACCCGTGCAGTTGTAAAGGATTTACATTCACGCATAAGAGTGGCAATTCACTCTGTAGATTCAATATCAAAGCGGATTGAGAAAATGAGAGATGAAGAGTTGCAGCCGCAACTTCTAGAATTAATTCAAGG GTTGATCAGGATGTGGAAGACCATGCTTGAATGCCACCATGCTCAGTACATCACAATCTCATTAGCATACCATTCAAGGAGTATAACAGGAACTCCACAAGGAAACACCCGTAGGCAGATTATGGGTCAGCTCCAGGAGGAGGTTGAATGCTTTGGCTTAGGCTTTGCAAACTGGGTTAACAGCCATGCATCCTATGTGGAAGCTCTAAATGGGTGGCTGCAAAATTGCATCCTGCAACCACAGGAGCGTTCCAAGGGTAGGAGGTCACTCTCCCCTCGCCAACTCTTGGCACCACCTTTATTTGTTCTATGTCGTGATTGGTCAGCTGGGATCAAAGGTTTGCCATCTGAGGAACTTAATAATGCCATCAAAACCCTCTTATCTGATTTGTACCACCTAATGGAGCAACAAGAAGAGCAGTTGCACAAGGAAGAGAAAGTTGTTGATGTAAATAATGGAGAATCAGGGGGGAA